The genome window AGCACTAAAGTATTGACAAAAAATCCAATTAGTTCCTCTAATTCCAGGAAGTTGCGGTTGGCAATAGGAGAGCCAATAGCGAGGTTATCCTGCTTTATTTGGCAGGATAGCAAGGATTGAAATGCTGCCAATAACGTCATAAATAGGGTGATATCTTGTTGCTGACAGAGCGTTTTTAGCCTTTCAGTTAAAGAAGCAGAAATCGCAAAAGATTGCTGCGATCCTCGGAAAGTTGGCACGGGAGAACGCTGTTTATCAGTTGACAGCACAGCTAAATTGCCTCCCAATTGCTGTTTCCAATAAGCGAGCTGTTTTTCTAATTTCTCTCCCTGGAAATGCTGCCGCTGCCAACTGGCGAAGTCGGCATACTGTACGGGAAGTTCGGGCAGCCCAGAGGGTTTGTCAGTGGAAAAAGCTTCATAAAGTGCGGCTACTTCTCGCACCAATACCCCCATAGACCAACCATCAGAAATAATGTGGTGTATCGTCAGCAGCAACACATATTCTGCCGGACTAAGTTGCAGCAGAGTGCCCCGCAGTAAGGGCGATCGCGTTAAATCAAAGGGGCGTTGGGCTTCTTCAAGAGTACGCTGCTCAATTTCAGTTTGCTGCTCAGTTTCTGGCAAATGTCGCAAGTTTACCACCGACAAAGCGAAATCCAAGGAAGGAGAAATCAGTTGAACAGGTTCCCCGTCCACTTCTGCAAAAGCAGTGCGTAAAACTTCGTGACGCCTGACAATTTCATTGAGTGTTTGTTGCAGTGCCGACAAATTCAACTGCCCTTGCAAACGCACAGCAGCAGGAAGGTTGTAGGCAGGGTTTTCGGGAGACAATCGATCGAGAAACCACAGCCGTTGCTGGGCAAAAGAAAGGGGAGCATAATTTTGCTGCGATCGCCTGGGAATGCGCTTAGATTGCTCAGCCTGTACTGCCTCTTTGCCCAATGCTTTGAGGAGGAGCGCTCGCTTCTGGGGCGAGAGGTTTTTCAGTCGTTCTGAACGATTAGTAGACAGCATAATTCACCTCGTCGCAGCGATCGCTGTTTGCGATAGTTAAGGAAAGCTTTGCTGCTATTTTGAGCTGGTCGTTTAAAACAAAACTGATATCTGCTTCAGTGGTGAGGGGGTTGGCAAGGACGACTCGAAAAGCAACAATGGGAATTGTTTTGCCGTAACAGGTGTTTTGCACGGTTGTTCGCGATACGAAGGTGTCGCCGGCTTGCCGCTGGGCCTCTTGAAGGCGCTCGTTAAATTCATTAATGAAGTAGTTGTCTGCTTCGGTTAGTTGTTTTTTGGCTGCTTTTTCCCTGAAGGTTTCTGGAATGTAGCGGTATAAAAGAAGATTAATTTCGGGTTCTAGGAGCAATTCAAATGCTGGATTTTCCCGAATTAAATTGGCCAAGTGCTGCGTTTTATGGATGCCTGCATCTATCAAAAACTCATAGCCTTGATGGCCGATGATATTCAAGGCGGCTTGCAAGAACAAACTCGCACCCGATCGAGAGCCTTCGAGAGAGCGCTTGCCTAGATCGATGGAGTCTTTTCGCACCGTGTAGGGCGCGTTTTTTTCAATAACTTTCGCGATTTGGGGATTGCGGAATAAAACCATACCGATTCCCATTGGCAAATACATTTGTTTGTGTCCATCTATGGTGACGGAATCTGCTAGTTGAATGCCTGCTAATTTGTGCCGGTGACGTTCGGAAAAAAGCACGGGGCCGCCCCAAGCGGCATCGACGTGAAAGTGAGCGTTTGCGGATTGCGCGATCGCGGCTATTTCTGGAAGCGGATCGATACTTCCCGAATCGGTGCTGCCTGCAACACCGATAATTGCCAGAATGTGCAGGTTGCGATCGCGGCATTCGGCTACAGTTTGGCGCAGCGCTGCCAAATCCATGCGGTGATGGGAATCGGTGGGGACTTTTAGGAGATTGCGATCGCCAATGCCTAATAAACCGGCAGCCTTTTCAAAAGAATAGTGCATCAAACTGGAGCCGATTATCACCATTCCCTTGTAGCCGTAAAACTCTAAAGCTGCGTACAAGCCTTCTTTTTCAATGCCACTAAAGTTATTTTTTGGCCCTAAAGAAGCGTTGCGAGCGCACCACAGGGCTGTGATATTAGCTAGGGTGCCGCCCGTTACCACGATACCGAGCGTGCTGTCATTTTTTTGAATGTGCTGGTTATAAAAATCCTCAGAAAAATCGTAAATTAATCGGTGCATCATTGCCAAAGTCTGGCGCTCGCAGGGGGTTAAAACTTTGGCAGTTTCCATCTTGACTAAATTTTGATTCATCGCGATTAACAGCTTCGCGATCGGGCGCACAAAATAGGGAAGTGCGCTCGTCATGTGACCGATATATCGGGGGGAAGATGTGTGAATGGAATGAGCAACTAGGGTTTGGGCCAAATCATCGATATAATTCCCAACATCTGCAGGAAGGGCGGGAATTTTGTTTTCCGTAAACTCCTGAATAATTAACTCTAAGTCAATATCTGTACTAGCGGTTTTTGCGTACAAAAAGTCTTCAACTAGGGCAGAAATTCGCTCCTCCATTGCTTCCTCGGCCAAAAATGACTTTTCTGAGGCACTGAATAGCTCCATCAACTTTTCTTCAAGTGGCGTAACAGAGGCTTTTAATGGCTGCATTACATCTTGAGAATTTTTGGCTTTTACTGTTAGTTTATTCATGGAATTTATCCTGTTATATCAAATCCGTTAGCATCGTCCTGTATTCATCTCTCTCTTCCCTTTCTCTGTATCCTCTGTGTCCTCTGCGGTTTAATCATTCCGATACAACCGGAATGTATATTAAATGGGATTTTTAAATCTCCAATTCCCCACCGAACCCTTAAGGAACAAAGGGCTTTTTGTGTTTTTTTACCCCCCGATGTTTACTCAGTAAGCATCACAGTTGGTGCTGACTCTTCATCACTCTTTTCTAAGATGTCTAGCAATTCATCTATCTGGTTAGAATCGGCGTTTGCCAGAATTTCTGACTCGATTAGTTCAGCTAAGTTCTGAATAGTGGGAGCGGTAAAAAAATCGCACAGCGCTAACTCTACCCCAAAGCACGATCGCACTCGCGATATTAACTGCGTTGCCATCAGAGAGTGACCGCCGAGGTCAAAAAAGTTTTGGTTAGTTCCTACTTTTTCTAGCCCTAAAAGAGCAGTCCAAATCTCAGCAATTTCTTCCTCTGTGGGCGTTTGTGCCTCAGTGAAGGCTGTTTCATCAGAAACGCGATCGCACCTTTGAGATAAGGCGAGGCGGTCAATTTTTCCGTTGGGCGTTAGCGGCAGCGCATCTAATAGCACAAAAGCTGAAGGCACCATGTAATCGGGCAGTTTGTGCTTCAAGAATGAACGCAGTTCGGAAATAAGTTCTGACTGATTTCTGAACCCTGAGTTAGGAACTAGGTAAGCGACTAGGCGTTGACTGCCCGGTGTATTTTCCTGAAGCAAAACAGCAGCGGTGGATACAGAAGAATGTTGAGAAAGTGCTGCCTCTATTTCTCCTAGCTCGATGCGGAAACCGCGAATTTTTACTTGGCTATCGCCACGGCCCAGAAATTCTATATTACCATCCGGCAGGTAACAACCGATATCGCCTGTTTTGAACAAAACTTTTTGATGAGAATTACCGAGAATATCTAATTTTTCTTGCCCAAAGGGGTGAGAAATGAATTTCTCCGAGGTTAAGTCGGGGCGGTTTAAGTAGCCCTGTGCCAATCCATCGCCCCCGACGTAAATCTCGCCGGGAATTCCTATGGGAACGGGTTGCAAATTGCGATCGAGCAGATAAATTTGCGTGTTGGCGATCGGGCGACCGATTGGCACTTTCTCGACACAGTGAGTTGCATTGTACCACGTCACGTCGGCAGCTACTTCAGAAGAGCCATAAAGATTAATTAATACCCGCTGCGGCATCTGCTCTCGAAATTGCTGGCCTAGTTCCACCGGCAGAGTTTCTCCGCTGCAAATCCAATACTTTAATTGAGGCAAACGCCTGTCTAGATCGGGGAAGGAATCTAAGATAGCGCGCAACAAAGAAGGAACTAGCACCAGTCGCGTTACATTTTGCTTTGATAAGGTTTGAAGGAATTGGTTAATATCTTTGACGGCTCGATCGGGAATAATCACAGTTGGCAACCCGTGCAGCAAAGGAGCAAAGATTTCCCACACCGAATCGACAAAATTTAAGGACGTTTTTTGACAGCAAATATCTGCTTCAGTAAAAGGGTAGGGGTTCCAAAAACAGCGATTGACTGTGCCTCGGTGGGTGCCGAGTACGCCTTTGGGAGTGCCTGTCGAGCCGGAAGTGTAGAGGACGTAAGCGAGGTTTTCAGCTTCCACTTTAACAGCGGGGTTGCGATCGCTCTCGCGGGAAATTTCCTGCCATTCGGCGTCGATACAGACGACTTTTGCGCTGTGTTGGGGGAGGGTTTCTAGGAGGTTTTTTTGAGTCAAAAGCACCGGAACTTTTGCGTCTGCCAGCATGAAGGATCGGCGTTCTTGGGGATAAGCAGGATCGAGAGGAACGTAAGCGGCACCGACTTTTAAAATGCCCAAAATGGCCACCAGCATCGACAGCGATCTCTCCAAGCAAATTCCCACCAAAACTTCGGGTTTTACACCTAGAGATTGCAGGTAATGCGCCATTTGGTTGGCTTTGGCATTCAATTCGCGGTAAGTCAATTGTTCATTTTCGCAAATTGCAGCCACTGCATCTGGGGTGCGCTCTGTTTGCGCTGCAAATAATTCGTGAATTGAGGAATTTTTGGGGTAATCCGCTTGGGTGTCGTTCCACTGGACAAGTAATTGTTGTTGTTCAGCAACGCTCAATAAGCATAAATTCGATAGTTTTTGGTGAGGATTGGCAGTCATTACTTCCAGTAAAGTTTGCAGGTGTCCGAGCATCCGCACAATCGCGCTGTCCTCAAAGCGGCTGCGATCGAAAATAATTTTCAGCGTCAATTGGGCACCGGGAATTGCCATCACCGTTAGAGGATAATTCGTTGTTTCCAAAGAGCGAACATTCTCTACTTTTAAGTTTTGAATCTTCTCCTGCAAAGAAGCATCCGCAGGATAATTTTCAAAAACGACCAAACTCTCAAATAAAGGCAAACTCCGAGGAACTTCGCTCCACCCCTGCACCTCAACGAGGGGGCTGTACTCGTACTGCCGCGCCTCAAATTGTTGCGCTTGGAGTTGTTTCAAGCAGGATAAAATACCATCCTGCGGGTCAATTTTAACGCGCACTGGCAGAGGATTTACGAACAGCCCCACTACCGATTCAACACCGATTAACTCTGGCGGCCGCCCGGAGACAACCGTACCAAAAACCACATCTTCCTCGCCGCTGTACCGGCTCAAAAGTAGCGCCCAAGCTGCCTGTACGAGGGTATTTAATGTTAGCTGATGCTGCCGCGCGGCAGATTGCAGTGCGGCGGTGGCTGTTGCAGAAAATATCACCTGCTGTTCGCCACTACTTTCTAAACGGTTTCCCGCGACAATATTGCCCCGGGCGATCGCAGTTGGAGCTGCCAAACCTTTGAGAGTTTGCCGCCAAAATGACTCAGCCGCCGATAAATCTTGCTGGTGCAGCCACGCGATGTAATCCCGATAAGGGCGAGGGCGTTTGAGGTGCAATTCCTCGCCCTGGCATTCTGCTTGATAAAATGCAAAAACTTCCTTGAGGACGATCGCCAGCGACCACCCATCTAAAACTAAGTGGTGGTGGCTCAAAATAAACTGAAAAGTATCTGCTTCTAACTGCGCTAGCGCAATGCGAATCAAGGGAGCTGATGTCAAGTCAAAGCCCTGCTCGCGATCGGCTTTTAGGAACGTTTCTAGCTGCTGTTGTTGTTCCGACGCAGAGAGCGATCGCCAGTCCATCTGCTGCCAAGATAATGCCGCCTCTTTACGCACCGCTTGCACGGGTTCTTTCAATTTTTCCCACAAGAAACAAGTCCGCAAAATCGGATGGCGATCGACCACTTTTTGCCAACTATTTTTAAACGCAGAAACATTGAGAGAACCGCGCAAAACGCACAGCAATTGCCCAAAATACACCCCCGATTCTGGCTGGTAAATGGAATGAAAGAGAATGCCCTGCTGCGCTGGAGAGAGGGGATAAAAATCTTCAATATTGCCTTTGCTCATCTTACATATCTCCCAAAATTGCAGTAATGTTGTCTAAATCGTCCTGGCTCCACTGGCTCCACTTAAACTCTGCAAAGTCAGAAGGAGTGCAGCCGCCTGCGTCGGGGGACTGACAGTATTGAATTAGCGATCGCAGCGATTCTATAAAGCCCGCTGCCAAATTTTCAATGCTTTCTCGTCGGTGAATGCTTTCGCTGTACGTCCAATCTAATTGCAGCTTGCCGCTGGCAATAAATCCGTTAATTTCCAGCAGGTAACGCCGATTTCCGCGCGGGCTGCGAATGGAGCCACTAGGCTCGGAGGACAGCATTAATAAAGAAGATTTCGGCAGCACTTGGTCAAACTGTCCGAGATAGTTAAAGCTTACCTCAGCTTGCGGCAATTTGTGCAATTTTTCAGCAATTTCTCGGTTTAAATATCGCAGGACACCGCAGCCAATACCGCGATTTGGAACTGCGCGCAATTGCTCTTTCACTGATTTGATTGCCGCCCCTATCTCGGCAGGTTTTTCTAAATTCAACAGGACGGGGAAAACTGCGGTAAACCAGCCGATCGTGCGCGACAAATCTACTCCTTCAAATATATCTTCGCGCCCGTGACCTTCTAAGTCCAGTAAAAGAGAGTTATTGCCAGTCCAGCGTTCAAATGCTTGAGCTAAAGCAGTTAGCAATACATCATTAATTTGAGTGCGGTAAGCGGCAGGTACTTCTTGTAAGAGCAGTTTTGTTTCTTCAACACTCAAAGCAACGGATACTGTCTTTTCAGATGCAACTAAATTGCCTGCGTTTGGGAAATCCACCGGCAAGCGAGAAATTGGTTGGTGAGAAAGGGCGAACCAGTAATCGAACTCTGCTTGCAATTCGGGCGATCGCGCCCACTCATGCAAGCGTTCTGCCCACTGCTTAAATGAGGTTGTTTTGGGCGGGAGCGCGACTGTTTCGCCGCGGCTGATCTGCCCATAAGCTGTCTGGAAATCCTCAATTAAAATTCGCCACGAAACCCCATCAACCGCTAAGTGATGAATGACCAATAACAAGCGATTTGGCTGATGTTTGCCGAAGTCAAATAGGGCAGCGCGAAGTAATGGCCCCTCTGACAAATTCAAACTGCCTTGCAACTGAGTAGCGGCGGTTTGGAAAGCGGCTTCTCGCTCCTCTGGAGGTAGCGGCGACAAATCAATGCAGGTCAACGGAGCCACCTTTTCTGGATGGGAAATTGCCTGCTGCCAGCCAAATTCACCTCGCGCAAAACGCAGGCGCAGCGCGTCGTGGTGCTTCAGCAATTCCTGCAAAACTGACTCAATTAATGCAGGTTCGAGAGGTTGCCGCAACTCTAAAAGCACCGCCTGATTCCAGTGGTGCGGATCGGAGAGATTTTGCTCAAAAAACCAGTGCTGAATCGGTGTCAGAGGAACTTCGCCAGTGATTAATCCCTGTTCCGATTGTGGGGTCTCAGCGGTATCGGCGACGGCTGCTAACTGTGCAATGGTTTGGTGCTGAAACAGTTGTTTAGGAGTGAGCCGCAACCCCGCTCGATTGGCTTGAGAAATGACTTGAATGCTGAGGATAGAATCGCCGCCCAATTCAAAGAAATTGTCGTCAATTCCCACTTGTTCTAACCCCAATACTTGCGCCCAAATTTCTGCCAAAATTTTCTCAATAGCCGTGCTGGGCGCGGCGAATGCCTCTTCGAGTTCTGGCCGATCGCGATCCGGTGCAGGTAGTGCCTTGCGATCGACTTTGCCGTTGTTTGTTAAAGGCAGCGTCTCCAGCGTCACGAAAGCAGCAGGTATCATGTATTCCGGCAATTTTTCTTTCAGAAAGCAGCGCAGTTCGCGAATCAGTATTGAATGCTTATTTTGTGTTGCTGAGTTAGCAATGATATAAGCTACCAAGCGCTGATCGCTCGGCACATCTTCTCGCACTACAACCACAGCCCGGGCGACATCGGGATGCTGTCCTAGCGCTGCTTCAATTTCTCCCAATTCGATGCGGAAACCGCGCACTTTTACTTGGTGGTCAATTCGTCCCAAGTATTCAATATCGCCATTTGGCAGATAGCGAGCTAAGTCTCCCGATTTGTACAACCGAGCTTTCAAACTGTCATTAAAGGGGTTGGGAATAAACCGATCGGCCGTTAATTCTGACCGATCGAGATAGCCCCGCGCGACGCCAGCACCGCCAACGTAAATTTCCCCGGGAATGCCGATCGGAACGGGTTGGCAGTTGCGATCGAGCAGGTAAACTTGCAAGTCAGGAATTGGACGGCCAATAAGGCTGGCATTTTTACTTAAATCGGCGGCAGTCAGCGGCCGATACGTGACGTGGACTGTTGTTTCTGTAATGCCATACATATTGACAAGTTGGGGGTGCCGATCGCCGTGCCGGTCGAACCAAGGTTTTAAGCTTTGCAAGTCTAAAGCTTCCCCGCCAAAAATTACTAAGCGCAGGCTTAAATTTTCGCCAATTCCGACAGATTCTTCTGTTTTTATCAACTGGTAAAATGCAGAAGGAGTTTGATTGAGAACTGTCACTTTTTCTTTGCATAGCAAGCTGTAAAAATCTTGGGGCGATCGGCTGACTGAATAAGGGACGATCGCGAGTCGCCCGCCGTAGACTAAAGCGCCCCAAATTTCCCAGACTGAGAAGTCAAAGGCATAAGAGTGAAACAGCGTCCACACATCTTGCTCGTTGAAGTTGTACCAAGATTGGGTAGCAGCAAACAAGCGGACGACGTTTGAGTGAGGGACTAAAACGCCTTTGGGGATGCCAGTTGAGCCAGAAGTGTAGATGATATAGGCGAGATTTTCGGCAGTGGTGGCGCTGGCGGGATTTTCTTTGCTGTGTTGGGAGAAAGCACTTTTATCCCTATCGATGCAAAGGATTTGGGCGCTGCATTTGGGAAGGGTTTGCAACAACTTTTCCTCAGTCAGCAGCACATTTACCTGCGCGTCTTCGAGTATAAAAGCGAGGCGATCGCGCGGGTTGGCTGGATCGAGCGGAACGTAAGCGCCCCCGGCTTTGAGAATACCGAGAATGCCGACAATTGTATCGAGCGATCGCCCCGTACAAATCCCCACCAAAACTTCTGGCTTGACGCCGAGTTTTTGCAGGTAATGCGCGAGTTGGTTGGCTCGTTCATTCAGCTCGCGGTAGGTGAGTTTTTGGTCTTCAAATACGACTGCAATGGCATCGGGAGTTCGATCGACCTGCGCTTCAAATAATTGATGAATGCAGCGATCGCTCGAATAATCGGCGCGGGTGTCATTCCACTCTACCAACAACTGATGCCGCTCTTTTTCCCCCAGCAACGGTAGCTCTTCAATCCGCCGATCGGGGTTGGCAGCTATGCCCTCCAGCAACGTGAGAAAATGCCCCGCCATCCGCCTAATAGTGACCGCATCAAATAAATCCGTACTGTATTCAAACTGACCGCTAATTTCTTCCTGCTTTTCTTCTAAATACAGCGTTAAATCAACTTTTGCTGTCTGATTCTCAACATCTAACAGAGTGAGATTGAGTCCGGCGATTGATTCGGCAGCAACAGGCGCAGTTTGCAACACAAAAGCAACTTGGAACAGTGGATTGTAGCTCAAATTGCGATCGGGTTGCAACTCTTCAACCAGTTTCTCAAACGGCAAATCCTGGTGAGCGTAAGCTTCTAAACTCACCTCCCGAATGCGATCGAGCAACTGCCGAAAAGTGCGATCGCCTGACAAATCAGTTCGCAATACCAAAGTATTGACAAAAAACCCGATTAGCCCTTGAATTTCCGCTCTGTTGCGGTTGGCAATGGGAGAGCCAACGGGGATATCTGCCTGTCCTGTATAGCGGTAGAGCAGCGTTTT of Oscillatoria nigro-viridis PCC 7112 contains these proteins:
- a CDS encoding condensation domain-containing protein, which gives rise to MLSTNRSERLKNLSPQKRALLLKALGKEAVQAEQSKRIPRRSQQNYAPLSFAQQRLWFLDRLSPENPAYNLPAAVRLQGQLNLSALQQTLNEIVRRHEVLRTAFAEVDGEPVQLISPSLDFALSVVNLRHLPETEQQTEIEQRTLEEAQRPFDLTRSPLLRGTLLQLSPAEYVLLLTIHHIISDGWSMGVLVREVAALYEAFSTDKPSGLPELPVQYADFASWQRQHFQGEKLEKQLAYWKQQLGGNLAVLSTDKQRSPVPTFRGSQQSFAISASLTERLKTLCQQQDITLFMTLLAAFQSLLSCQIKQDNLAIGSPIANRNFLELEELIGFFVNTLVLRIDTAGNPTFRELLGRTREVALAAYAHPDVPFEKLVEELQPERNLSYNPLFQVWFVLQNAPMPPLELAGLTSSILEFDVGMSRHDLSLTLWEVSEGIQGLFEYKTDLFEAATVARMVRGWETILNQVVAQPDIRIDDLAEIIAQAERQHQIEQEKQIQISGIQKLKMAKRQVMKS
- the panP gene encoding pyridoxal-dependent aspartate 1-decarboxylase PanP, producing MNKLTVKAKNSQDVMQPLKASVTPLEEKLMELFSASEKSFLAEEAMEERISALVEDFLYAKTASTDIDLELIIQEFTENKIPALPADVGNYIDDLAQTLVAHSIHTSSPRYIGHMTSALPYFVRPIAKLLIAMNQNLVKMETAKVLTPCERQTLAMMHRLIYDFSEDFYNQHIQKNDSTLGIVVTGGTLANITALWCARNASLGPKNNFSGIEKEGLYAALEFYGYKGMVIIGSSLMHYSFEKAAGLLGIGDRNLLKVPTDSHHRMDLAALRQTVAECRDRNLHILAIIGVAGSTDSGSIDPLPEIAAIAQSANAHFHVDAAWGGPVLFSERHRHKLAGIQLADSVTIDGHKQMYLPMGIGMVLFRNPQIAKVIEKNAPYTVRKDSIDLGKRSLEGSRSGASLFLQAALNIIGHQGYEFLIDAGIHKTQHLANLIRENPAFELLLEPEINLLLYRYIPETFREKAAKKQLTEADNYFINEFNERLQEAQRQAGDTFVSRTTVQNTCYGKTIPIVAFRVVLANPLTTEADISFVLNDQLKIAAKLSLTIANSDRCDEVNYAVY
- a CDS encoding non-ribosomal peptide synthetase, with the translated sequence MSKGNIEDFYPLSPAQQGILFHSIYQPESGVYFGQLLCVLRGSLNVSAFKNSWQKVVDRHPILRTCFLWEKLKEPVQAVRKEAALSWQQMDWRSLSASEQQQQLETFLKADREQGFDLTSAPLIRIALAQLEADTFQFILSHHHLVLDGWSLAIVLKEVFAFYQAECQGEELHLKRPRPYRDYIAWLHQQDLSAAESFWRQTLKGLAAPTAIARGNIVAGNRLESSGEQQVIFSATATAALQSAARQHQLTLNTLVQAAWALLLSRYSGEEDVVFGTVVSGRPPELIGVESVVGLFVNPLPVRVKIDPQDGILSCLKQLQAQQFEARQYEYSPLVEVQGWSEVPRSLPLFESLVVFENYPADASLQEKIQNLKVENVRSLETTNYPLTVMAIPGAQLTLKIIFDRSRFEDSAIVRMLGHLQTLLEVMTANPHQKLSNLCLLSVAEQQQLLVQWNDTQADYPKNSSIHELFAAQTERTPDAVAAICENEQLTYRELNAKANQMAHYLQSLGVKPEVLVGICLERSLSMLVAILGILKVGAAYVPLDPAYPQERRSFMLADAKVPVLLTQKNLLETLPQHSAKVVCIDAEWQEISRESDRNPAVKVEAENLAYVLYTSGSTGTPKGVLGTHRGTVNRCFWNPYPFTEADICCQKTSLNFVDSVWEIFAPLLHGLPTVIIPDRAVKDINQFLQTLSKQNVTRLVLVPSLLRAILDSFPDLDRRLPQLKYWICSGETLPVELGQQFREQMPQRVLINLYGSSEVAADVTWYNATHCVEKVPIGRPIANTQIYLLDRNLQPVPIGIPGEIYVGGDGLAQGYLNRPDLTSEKFISHPFGQEKLDILGNSHQKVLFKTGDIGCYLPDGNIEFLGRGDSQVKIRGFRIELGEIEAALSQHSSVSTAAVLLQENTPGSQRLVAYLVPNSGFRNQSELISELRSFLKHKLPDYMVPSAFVLLDALPLTPNGKIDRLALSQRCDRVSDETAFTEAQTPTEEEIAEIWTALLGLEKVGTNQNFFDLGGHSLMATQLISRVRSCFGVELALCDFFTAPTIQNLAELIESEILANADSNQIDELLDILEKSDEESAPTVMLTE
- a CDS encoding non-ribosomal peptide synthetase — translated: MTVHFSEKPPTDTRDSANASEEEVFAFPTSFAQQRLWFIDQLEPGNPFYNLPAAVLLKGRLNVIVLERSFKEIVRRHEALRTTFATADGQPVQVIRQQFNFGLQVLNLQQLAETEREEKVKQLAAEEASKPFDLTKGPLLRASLLQLDAEEYVLLLTLHHIIFDGWSIGVFLQELAALYEAFSIGKPSPLPELPIQYADFAIWQREWLAGNRLQTQLNYWKKQLSGAPPLLELPADRPRPPVQTYRGAKESFLIPKTLTAALKKLSRQENATLFMTLLAAFKTLLYRYTGQADIPVGSPIANRNRAEIQGLIGFFVNTLVLRTDLSGDRTFRQLLDRIREVSLEAYAHQDLPFEKLVEELQPDRNLSYNPLFQVAFVLQTAPVAAESIAGLNLTLLDVENQTAKVDLTLYLEEKQEEISGQFEYSTDLFDAVTIRRMAGHFLTLLEGIAANPDRRIEELPLLGEKERHQLLVEWNDTRADYSSDRCIHQLFEAQVDRTPDAIAVVFEDQKLTYRELNERANQLAHYLQKLGVKPEVLVGICTGRSLDTIVGILGILKAGGAYVPLDPANPRDRLAFILEDAQVNVLLTEEKLLQTLPKCSAQILCIDRDKSAFSQHSKENPASATTAENLAYIIYTSGSTGIPKGVLVPHSNVVRLFAATQSWYNFNEQDVWTLFHSYAFDFSVWEIWGALVYGGRLAIVPYSVSRSPQDFYSLLCKEKVTVLNQTPSAFYQLIKTEESVGIGENLSLRLVIFGGEALDLQSLKPWFDRHGDRHPQLVNMYGITETTVHVTYRPLTAADLSKNASLIGRPIPDLQVYLLDRNCQPVPIGIPGEIYVGGAGVARGYLDRSELTADRFIPNPFNDSLKARLYKSGDLARYLPNGDIEYLGRIDHQVKVRGFRIELGEIEAALGQHPDVARAVVVVREDVPSDQRLVAYIIANSATQNKHSILIRELRCFLKEKLPEYMIPAAFVTLETLPLTNNGKVDRKALPAPDRDRPELEEAFAAPSTAIEKILAEIWAQVLGLEQVGIDDNFFELGGDSILSIQVISQANRAGLRLTPKQLFQHQTIAQLAAVADTAETPQSEQGLITGEVPLTPIQHWFFEQNLSDPHHWNQAVLLELRQPLEPALIESVLQELLKHHDALRLRFARGEFGWQQAISHPEKVAPLTCIDLSPLPPEEREAAFQTAATQLQGSLNLSEGPLLRAALFDFGKHQPNRLLLVIHHLAVDGVSWRILIEDFQTAYGQISRGETVALPPKTTSFKQWAERLHEWARSPELQAEFDYWFALSHQPISRLPVDFPNAGNLVASEKTVSVALSVEETKLLLQEVPAAYRTQINDVLLTALAQAFERWTGNNSLLLDLEGHGREDIFEGVDLSRTIGWFTAVFPVLLNLEKPAEIGAAIKSVKEQLRAVPNRGIGCGVLRYLNREIAEKLHKLPQAEVSFNYLGQFDQVLPKSSLLMLSSEPSGSIRSPRGNRRYLLEINGFIASGKLQLDWTYSESIHRRESIENLAAGFIESLRSLIQYCQSPDAGGCTPSDFAEFKWSQWSQDDLDNITAILGDM